In the Phaseolus vulgaris cultivar G19833 chromosome 7, P. vulgaris v2.0, whole genome shotgun sequence genome, one interval contains:
- the LOC137829132 gene encoding uncharacterized protein, giving the protein MTMQQVMDMMQGLQEAMAASKVEQERMKAELAASQARNEELCRANEELRRGLRNNSGLREADECERFTPPREFSTSFSQSILMAVIPNTFVGPKVTFTRMEDPEAHLTAFHTQMMLVGGSDAVRCKLFMRTLTGMAMDWFINLPDGHITSFSQLSQLFREQYLANRAPPPVSYDLFDVKRLRPPVKTDKVLGPHKDSWCEFHEAFGHHINNCLALGHQLDELVKSGFLKDYLAGSARVAALAVPEEDQAQEMPIHGEVHTISGGFSGGGPTTSQRKRYVRTVNSVVGEGSDNPWKTDLVFTKVDLRDVVPHDNDPVVISIVTAGRKVHIVLVDQGSSANVMFWSTFNKLQLSPDLLRPYTGCLYGFAGDQVKVRGYLELRTTFTDGTASRTESSGLHAPHEDEAAGS; this is encoded by the exons atgaccatgcagcaggtcatggataTGATGCAGGGATTGCAGGAGGCAATGGCAGCATCGAAGGTTGAACAAGAGCGCATGAAGGCGGAACTCGCGGCGTCTCAAGCGAGAAACGAAGAGCTCTGTCGTgcaaatgaggagttgcgccgcggGTTGCGCAACAACTCAGGGTTACGCGAGGCAGATGAGTGCGAGCGTTTCACTCCACCAAGGGAATTCTCTACGTCGTTCTCGCAGTCGATTCTGATGGCGGTAATTCCCAACACGTTCGTAGGTCCTAAGGTGACCTTCACTAGGATGGAAGATCCCGAAGCACATCtaactgcgttccacacgcagatgatgctggtaggcggctccgacgccgtgaggtgcaagctcttcatgagaaCACTGACTggaatggccatggactggttcatcaacCTTCCAGatggccatatcacatctttctcACAGCTCTCTCAGTTATTCAGGGAGCAGTACCTAGCAAACAGGGCTCCACCACCAGTCTcgtatgatttgtttgatgtgaagcg GCTGAGGCCACCAGTGAAGACAGATAAAGTGTTGGGACCTCACAAAGACtcgtggtgcgagttccacgaggcgtTTGGGCACCACATCAACAACTGTTTGGCGTTGGGCCATCAGTTAGATGAACTGGTGAAGAGTGGCTTTCTGAAGGATTACCTCGCCGGGTCTGCCAGGGTCGCGGCTTTAGCAGTGCCAGAGGAAGATCAGGCACAAGAGATGCCAATCCACGGAGAAGTACACACCATCTCTGGTGGCTTCTCAGGAGGAGGGCCCACTACCTCTCAGCGCAAGAGGTATGTGAGGACAGTGAATTCAGTTGTTGGAGAGGGTTCGGACAACCCATGGAAGACAGACCTGGTGTTCACGAAAGTTGATCTACGTGATGTCGTCCCCCATGACaatgaccctgtggtcatttcgaTTGTCACAGCTGGGAGAAAGGTGCACATAgttctcgtcgaccagggcagttcagcaaatgtcatgttctggtcgaccttcaacaagcttcagttgtcccctgacctgctgaggccctacactggatgcttgtatgggtttgcaggGGACCAAGTGAAAGTACGAGGttacttggagctgaggacgacgttcacagatggaACGGCGTCCCGTACAGAGAGCAGTGGCCTCCatgcgccacatgaagatgaagctgccggatcttag